The Xanthomonas sontii genome contains a region encoding:
- a CDS encoding prolyl oligopeptidase family serine peptidase: MLMPFRWIGALALASALPVAAHAATADSGYRQPPEPLLGVMRAPLNPSPRLDPTGRTLLLVERQAYPPIARVAEPYLKLAGVRVEPRTHARHDMSNGYGIRACLDGFSLVDVASGKQTAVTLPAGACPAQPVWSPDGRRFAFNNTAADRVELWLGDVATGAVRRIDGVQLNPVLGGEIQWLGGSDTLLVRAVPQDLGPAPVKAAVPPGPEVKEAIRGKGESSTYEARDTLSSPEDEAQFTYYATAQLVTVDAASGKLRTVGKPAVYSVVDGAPDGRHVRVERLQRPYSYVTTYGRFAHDVAVLDLADGSERVLANLPVADRVPVHGVPTGPRAYGWRANQPATLVWAEALDGGDWKTNVPARDKLLTLSAPFTGKPRELAKVTQRYAGLSWFAQGGQALLDEYDENRHWRRTTLLDADRPGSAGRVLFDLSTDDLYADPGTPELRRLANGEYVLREDNGALFLSGQGATPAGDRPFLDRYDLASGKTQRLFRSGADVDEAFAGFAGEDTTRLLTWRQSPSDPPNVYLRTLGQAQPAAAAGEAVVASTLAPVTRFPDPTPVVRQIKKRLVTYKRKDGVELSFTLYTPPGYKEGTRVPAILYAYPLDYADASKAGQVSGANDRDFTRLHSYQLLLLAGYAIIDDAAFPIVGDPKTAYDTYLQQLVENAQAAVDKAVALGVVDRDRIGVTGHSHGALMAANLLAHTDLFRAGVATSGSYNKTLTPFGFQNERRSFWAAPEVYAQASAFFHADKINEPLLLVHGMDDANPGTETTQAPRMFQAIRGLGGTARLVLLPFEPHWYTARESNEDVVAEMLEWFDRYVKQAPPRAASADKAKAQ, from the coding sequence ATGCTCATGCCGTTCCGCTGGATCGGCGCCCTGGCGCTCGCCAGTGCGTTGCCTGTCGCCGCCCACGCCGCCACCGCCGACAGCGGGTATCGGCAACCGCCCGAGCCGCTGCTGGGCGTGATGCGCGCCCCGCTCAATCCGTCGCCGCGGCTGGACCCGACCGGCCGCACCCTGTTGCTGGTGGAACGCCAGGCCTACCCGCCGATCGCGCGCGTCGCCGAGCCGTACCTGAAGCTGGCCGGGGTGCGCGTGGAACCGCGCACCCACGCCCGCCACGACATGTCCAACGGCTACGGCATCCGCGCCTGCCTGGACGGCTTCAGCCTGGTCGACGTGGCCAGCGGCAAGCAGACCGCGGTGACCCTGCCGGCCGGCGCCTGCCCGGCGCAGCCGGTGTGGTCGCCGGACGGGCGTCGCTTCGCCTTCAACAACACCGCGGCCGACCGCGTCGAACTGTGGCTGGGCGACGTCGCCACCGGCGCGGTGCGTCGTATCGACGGCGTGCAGCTCAACCCGGTACTGGGCGGCGAGATCCAGTGGCTGGGCGGCAGCGACACGCTGCTGGTGCGTGCGGTACCGCAGGACCTGGGGCCGGCGCCGGTGAAGGCGGCGGTACCGCCGGGGCCGGAGGTCAAGGAAGCGATCCGCGGCAAGGGCGAGAGCAGCACCTACGAGGCCCGCGACACCCTGTCCAGCCCCGAGGACGAGGCCCAGTTCACCTACTACGCCACGGCGCAGCTGGTCACTGTGGATGCCGCCAGCGGCAAGCTGCGCACGGTCGGCAAGCCGGCGGTGTACTCGGTGGTCGACGGTGCGCCGGACGGCCGCCACGTGCGCGTGGAGCGCCTGCAGCGTCCGTACTCCTACGTCACCACCTACGGCCGCTTCGCCCACGACGTGGCGGTGCTGGACCTGGCCGACGGCAGCGAGCGGGTGCTGGCGAACCTGCCGGTGGCCGATCGCGTGCCGGTACACGGCGTGCCCACCGGGCCGCGCGCCTACGGCTGGCGCGCCAACCAGCCGGCCACCCTGGTCTGGGCCGAGGCGCTGGACGGCGGCGACTGGAAGACCAATGTGCCGGCGCGCGACAAGCTGCTGACCCTGTCGGCACCGTTCACCGGCAAGCCGCGCGAACTGGCCAAGGTGACCCAGCGCTACGCCGGCCTGAGCTGGTTCGCGCAGGGCGGGCAGGCGCTGCTGGACGAGTACGACGAGAACCGCCACTGGCGCCGCACCACGCTGCTGGACGCGGACCGCCCCGGCAGCGCCGGGCGGGTGCTGTTCGACCTGTCCACCGACGACCTCTACGCCGATCCCGGCACGCCCGAGCTGCGTCGCCTGGCCAACGGCGAATACGTGCTGCGCGAGGACAACGGCGCACTGTTCCTGAGCGGTCAGGGCGCCACCCCGGCCGGCGACCGGCCGTTCCTGGATCGCTATGATCTGGCGAGCGGCAAGACCCAGCGTCTGTTCCGCAGCGGCGCCGATGTTGATGAGGCCTTCGCCGGGTTCGCCGGCGAGGACACCACCCGCCTGCTGACCTGGCGGCAGTCGCCGAGCGACCCGCCGAACGTCTACCTGCGCACGCTGGGCCAGGCGCAGCCGGCTGCGGCAGCCGGCGAGGCGGTGGTCGCCTCCACCCTGGCGCCGGTGACTCGCTTCCCCGATCCGACCCCGGTGGTGCGGCAGATCAAGAAGCGGCTGGTGACCTACAAGCGCAAGGACGGCGTGGAACTGTCCTTCACCCTGTACACGCCACCGGGCTACAAGGAAGGCACGCGGGTGCCGGCGATCCTCTACGCCTATCCGCTGGACTATGCCGATGCCTCCAAGGCCGGCCAGGTCAGCGGCGCCAACGACCGCGACTTCACCCGCCTGCATTCCTACCAGCTGTTGCTGCTGGCCGGCTACGCGATCATCGACGACGCCGCGTTCCCGATCGTCGGCGATCCCAAGACCGCCTACGACACTTACCTGCAGCAGCTGGTGGAGAACGCGCAGGCGGCGGTGGACAAGGCGGTGGCGCTGGGCGTGGTCGACCGCGACCGCATCGGCGTCACCGGCCACAGCCACGGCGCGCTGATGGCGGCCAACCTGCTGGCGCACACCGACCTGTTCCGCGCCGGGGTGGCCACCAGCGGCAGCTACAACAAGACCCTGACCCCGTTCGGCTTCCAGAACGAGCGGCGCTCGTTCTGGGCCGCACCGGAGGTGTACGCGCAGGCCTCGGCGTTCTTCCACGCCGACAAGATCAACGAACCACTGCTGCTGGTGCACGGCATGGACGATGCCAACCCCGGCACCGAGACCACCCAGGCCCCGCGCATGTTCCAGGCCATCCGCGGCCTCGGCGGCACCGCACGGCTGGTGCTGCTGCCGTTCGAACCGCACTGGTACACCGCGCGCGAATCCAACGAGGACGTGGTGGCGGAAATGCTGGAGTGGTTCGATCGCTACGTGAAGCAGGCGCCGCCGCGTGCGGCGTCGGCGGACAAGGCGAAGGCGCAATAG
- the gstA gene encoding glutathione transferase GstA, which translates to MLLYAAPGACSLAPHIVLRELQLPFRLLRVDNRSKRTDEGEDYLAINPKGYVAALQLEDGQVLTEGPAILLYLADRCPQAALAPPADADTLPRYRLYEWLAFINSELHAGSVPLFDAGLAPERRAAVAARLLQRYAHAEAALRTQPYLLGERFGVADAYLFTVLGWLPRFGLSLDALPALAAYAARMAQRPSVVAALAAEQALQPA; encoded by the coding sequence ATGCTCCTCTATGCCGCTCCTGGCGCCTGTTCCCTGGCGCCGCACATCGTGCTGCGCGAACTGCAGTTGCCGTTCCGGTTGCTGCGCGTGGACAACCGAAGCAAGCGCACCGACGAGGGCGAGGATTACCTCGCGATCAACCCCAAAGGCTACGTGGCCGCGCTGCAACTGGAGGACGGCCAGGTGCTGACCGAGGGGCCGGCGATCCTGCTGTATCTGGCCGATCGCTGCCCACAGGCGGCGCTGGCGCCACCGGCGGACGCAGACACTTTGCCGCGCTACCGCCTGTACGAGTGGCTGGCCTTCATCAACAGCGAACTGCATGCCGGCAGCGTGCCGCTGTTCGATGCCGGGCTGGCGCCGGAGCGGCGCGCCGCGGTCGCCGCCCGCCTGCTGCAGCGCTATGCCCATGCCGAGGCGGCGCTGCGCACGCAGCCGTACCTGCTCGGCGAGCGCTTCGGTGTGGCCGATGCCTATCTGTTCACCGTGCTCGGCTGGCTGCCGCGGTTCGGCCTGTCGCTGGACGCGCTTCCGGCGTTGGCCGCGTACGCGGCGCGTATGGCGCAGCGTCCCAGCGTGGTGGCGGCGCTGGCGGCAGAGCAGGCGCTGCAACCGGCCTGA
- a CDS encoding LysR family transcriptional regulator gives MMNLIHWRLYVAVVECGSISAAAARCGITQSGASQAIAQMEHVLGAALLLRERGRVRPTPFGVRALAHARVMLAELGQIQALARAQRAAGAASLRVAGFASSRPWLAPRLRAFERAHPDTGVVWLEGSDEEVEAWLAAGTVDLGVVLDPAPERDAMVFGMDEWLAVLPPALARPRARDIALAELLALPFVLATGGCWLHAQRLAERAGLAIADLRLQVRDWSSAWALVRDGAGASLLPASVLPAERDGVQVLPLQPRLQRRFALVAAAHAAPAARQLRRFLDEAISGATDPS, from the coding sequence ATGATGAATCTGATCCACTGGCGGCTGTACGTCGCCGTCGTCGAGTGCGGCAGCATCAGCGCCGCTGCCGCGCGCTGCGGCATCACCCAGTCCGGCGCCAGCCAGGCCATCGCGCAGATGGAACACGTGCTCGGCGCAGCGCTGCTGCTGCGCGAGCGCGGGCGGGTCCGGCCGACCCCGTTCGGCGTGCGGGCGCTGGCGCATGCACGGGTGATGCTGGCCGAGCTGGGGCAGATCCAGGCCCTGGCCAGGGCGCAGCGCGCAGCGGGTGCGGCCTCGCTGCGGGTGGCAGGCTTCGCCTCGTCGCGGCCGTGGCTGGCGCCGCGCCTGCGCGCGTTCGAGCGGGCGCATCCGGACACGGGTGTGGTCTGGCTGGAAGGCAGCGACGAGGAGGTCGAGGCCTGGCTGGCCGCCGGGACGGTCGACCTGGGCGTGGTGCTGGATCCGGCGCCGGAGCGCGACGCCATGGTGTTCGGCATGGACGAGTGGCTGGCGGTGCTGCCGCCGGCGCTGGCGCGTCCGCGGGCGCGCGACATCGCCCTGGCGGAACTGCTGGCGCTGCCGTTCGTGCTGGCCACCGGCGGTTGCTGGCTGCACGCGCAACGCCTGGCCGAACGCGCCGGGCTGGCGATCGCCGACCTGCGCCTGCAGGTGCGCGACTGGTCCAGCGCCTGGGCGCTGGTGCGCGACGGCGCGGGCGCCAGCCTGCTGCCGGCATCGGTGCTGCCGGCCGAGCGCGACGGCGTGCAGGTGCTGCCCTTGCAGCCGCGGCTGCAGCGCCGCTTCGCCCTGGTCGCTGCTGCACACGCGGCGCCGGCTGCGCGGCAACTGCGCCGGTTCCTGGACGAGGCCATTAGCGGCGCTACTGATCCGTCCTGA
- a CDS encoding malate dehydrogenase, translated as MKAPVRVAVTGAAGQIGYALLFRIASGEMLGKDQPVILQLLELPMEKAQAALKGVMMELEDCAFPLLAGMVGTDDAEVAFKDADIALLVGARPRGPGMERKDLLLENAKIFTAQGAALNKVAKRDVKVLVVGNPANTNAYIAMKSAPDLNPKNFTAMLRLDHNRALSQLSLKLGKPVGGIEKLVVWGNHSPTMYPDYRFATADGASIAEAINDQEWNAGTFIPTVGKRGAAIIEARGLSSAASAANAAIDHVRDWVLGSNGKWVTMGVPSDGSYGIPEGVIFGFPVTTENGAYTIVKDLPIDDFSQKYVDKTLAELEEERSGVAHLLG; from the coding sequence ATGAAAGCACCCGTTCGTGTTGCCGTGACCGGCGCCGCCGGCCAGATCGGTTATGCCCTGCTGTTCCGCATCGCCTCAGGCGAAATGCTCGGCAAGGACCAGCCGGTGATCCTGCAGTTGCTGGAACTGCCGATGGAGAAGGCCCAGGCCGCGCTGAAGGGCGTGATGATGGAGCTGGAAGACTGCGCGTTCCCGCTGCTGGCCGGCATGGTCGGCACCGACGACGCCGAAGTGGCGTTCAAGGACGCCGACATCGCCCTGCTGGTCGGCGCGCGTCCGCGCGGCCCGGGCATGGAGCGCAAGGACCTGTTGCTGGAGAACGCCAAGATCTTCACCGCGCAGGGCGCGGCGCTGAACAAGGTGGCCAAGCGCGACGTCAAGGTGCTGGTGGTCGGCAACCCGGCCAACACCAACGCCTACATCGCCATGAAGTCGGCGCCGGACCTGAACCCGAAGAACTTCACCGCCATGCTGCGCCTGGACCACAACCGCGCGCTGAGCCAGCTCTCGCTCAAGCTCGGCAAGCCGGTCGGCGGCATCGAGAAGCTGGTGGTGTGGGGCAACCACAGCCCGACCATGTACCCGGACTACCGCTTCGCCACCGCCGACGGCGCCTCCATCGCCGAGGCGATCAACGACCAGGAATGGAATGCCGGCACCTTCATCCCGACCGTGGGCAAGCGCGGCGCGGCGATCATCGAAGCGCGCGGCCTGTCCTCGGCCGCCTCGGCCGCCAACGCCGCCATCGACCACGTGCGCGACTGGGTGCTGGGCAGCAACGGCAAGTGGGTGACGATGGGCGTGCCGTCCGATGGCTCCTACGGCATCCCGGAAGGCGTGATCTTCGGGTTCCCGGTCACCACCGAGAACGGCGCCTACACCATCGTCAAGGATCTGCCGATCGACGACTTCAGCCAGAAGTACGTCGACAAGACCCTGGCCGAGCTGGAAGAAGAGCGCAGCGGCGTGGCCCACCTGCTGGGCTGA
- a CDS encoding glutaredoxin family protein produces the protein MTMRPLVLCLLLLVIGGGVHAWWRSAASTPSVALAAGDPRLLTGEAGIVMLAADWCGYCRRQQADFARAQVRYTVLDVEQEAGRQAAAALGLEGVPITVIGQHVVEGYDTTALDLHLQPLGYRVY, from the coding sequence ATGACGATGCGCCCCCTTGTGTTGTGCCTGCTGCTGCTCGTGATCGGCGGCGGCGTGCACGCGTGGTGGCGCAGTGCGGCCTCGACACCGTCGGTCGCACTGGCCGCCGGCGACCCGCGGTTGCTGACCGGCGAGGCCGGCATCGTCATGCTCGCCGCCGACTGGTGCGGCTACTGCCGCCGGCAACAGGCCGATTTCGCCCGCGCCCAGGTCCGCTACACGGTCCTGGACGTGGAGCAGGAGGCCGGCCGCCAGGCCGCCGCCGCGCTGGGCCTGGAAGGCGTGCCGATCACCGTGATCGGCCAGCATGTGGTCGAAGGCTACGACACCACCGCCCTGGACCTGCACCTGCAGCCGCTGGGCTATCGCGTCTACTGA
- a CDS encoding peptidylprolyl isomerase: protein MSLIAHFDTARGPIKIELYPDKAPLTVANFVNLAKRGFYDGLNFHRVIADFMIQGGCPEGSGRGGPGYRFEDETNNGVRHERGVLSMANAGPSTNGSQFFITHTATPWLDGKHTVFGKVLEGLDVVDSVAQGDVINKITIEGDADAVLAAKADRVAEWNRTLDA, encoded by the coding sequence ATGTCCCTGATCGCCCATTTCGACACCGCCCGCGGCCCGATCAAGATCGAGCTGTATCCCGACAAGGCCCCGCTGACCGTGGCCAATTTCGTGAACCTGGCCAAGCGCGGCTTCTACGACGGGCTGAACTTCCACCGCGTGATCGCCGACTTCATGATCCAGGGCGGTTGCCCGGAAGGCTCCGGCCGCGGCGGCCCGGGCTACCGCTTCGAGGACGAGACCAACAACGGCGTGCGCCATGAGCGCGGCGTGCTGTCCATGGCCAACGCCGGCCCCAGCACCAACGGCAGCCAGTTCTTCATCACCCACACCGCCACCCCGTGGCTGGACGGCAAGCACACCGTGTTCGGCAAGGTGCTCGAGGGCCTGGACGTGGTCGACAGCGTCGCCCAGGGCGACGTGATCAACAAGATCACCATCGAAGGCGACGCCGATGCGGTGCTGGCGGCCAAGGCCGACCGCGTCGCCGAGTGGAACCGCACCCTCGACGCCTGA
- the typA gene encoding translational GTPase TypA has translation MSIENLRNIAIVAHVDHGKTTLVDCLLKQSGTLSERTVLAERVMDSNDQEKERGITILAKNTAITWQGNRINIVDTPGHADFGGEVERVLSMVDTVLILVDAMDGPMPQTRFVTQKAFAMGFKPIVVVNKIDRPGARPDWVIDQVFDLFDKLGATNEQLDFPIVYTSALNGYASLDDSVRDGDMTPLYEAIMQHAPKPDVDPDGPFQMRISQLDYNNFVGVIGIGRIQRGVLKKNMPVAVIDREGKKRQGKVLQVLGFLGLERIEQDSAQAGDIVAISGIQELTISDTVCALEAPEALPPLTVDEPTISMTFQVNNSPFAGNKDLSGGKFLTSRQLKDRLERETVHNVALKVQQLEDADKFLVSGRGELHLSVLIENMRREGFELAVSRPEVIIKEIDGQLMEPVEQLVVDIEEQHQGGVMEKLGIRKGQLKNMEPDGKGRVRLDYMIPARGLIGFQNEFRTLTQGSGLLFHVFDHYGPKEQGAIAKRQNGVMIANAPGATPAYALGPLEERGRLFAAEGDNVYEGQLVGIHSKDNDLTVNAIKTKPLTNMRASGKDDAIKLTPAIKYTLEQALDFIEDDELVEVTPKEIRLRKKHLTENERKRAGRAG, from the coding sequence ATGTCCATCGAAAATCTTCGCAATATCGCCATCGTCGCCCACGTCGACCACGGCAAGACCACCCTCGTCGACTGCCTGCTGAAGCAGTCCGGCACCCTGTCCGAGCGCACGGTGCTGGCCGAGCGCGTGATGGACAGCAACGACCAGGAAAAGGAACGCGGCATCACCATCCTGGCCAAGAACACCGCCATCACCTGGCAGGGCAACCGCATCAACATCGTCGACACCCCCGGACACGCCGACTTCGGCGGCGAGGTGGAGCGCGTGCTGTCGATGGTGGACACCGTGCTGATCCTGGTCGACGCGATGGACGGCCCGATGCCGCAGACACGCTTCGTGACCCAGAAGGCGTTCGCGATGGGCTTCAAGCCGATCGTGGTGGTCAACAAGATCGACCGCCCGGGCGCGCGTCCGGACTGGGTGATCGACCAGGTGTTCGACCTGTTCGACAAGCTCGGCGCCACCAACGAGCAGCTCGACTTCCCGATCGTCTACACCTCGGCGCTGAACGGCTACGCCTCGCTGGACGACAGCGTGCGCGACGGCGACATGACCCCGCTGTACGAAGCGATCATGCAGCACGCGCCGAAGCCGGACGTGGACCCGGACGGCCCGTTCCAGATGCGCATCAGCCAGCTGGACTACAACAACTTCGTCGGCGTGATCGGCATCGGCCGCATCCAGCGCGGCGTGCTGAAGAAGAACATGCCGGTGGCGGTGATCGACCGCGAAGGCAAGAAGCGCCAGGGCAAGGTGCTGCAGGTGCTGGGCTTCCTGGGCCTGGAGCGCATCGAGCAGGACAGCGCGCAGGCCGGCGACATCGTCGCCATCTCCGGCATCCAGGAACTGACCATCTCCGACACCGTGTGCGCGCTGGAAGCCCCCGAGGCGCTGCCGCCGCTGACCGTGGACGAGCCGACCATCTCGATGACCTTCCAGGTCAACAACTCGCCGTTCGCCGGCAACAAGGACCTGTCCGGCGGCAAGTTCCTGACCAGCCGCCAGCTCAAGGACCGGCTGGAGCGCGAGACCGTGCACAACGTGGCGCTGAAGGTGCAGCAGCTGGAAGACGCCGACAAGTTCCTGGTCTCCGGCCGCGGCGAACTGCACCTGTCGGTGCTGATCGAGAACATGCGCCGCGAGGGCTTCGAACTGGCCGTGTCGCGCCCGGAAGTCATCATCAAGGAGATCGACGGGCAGCTGATGGAGCCGGTCGAGCAGCTGGTGGTGGACATCGAGGAGCAGCACCAGGGCGGCGTCATGGAGAAGCTGGGCATCCGCAAGGGCCAGCTGAAGAACATGGAGCCGGACGGCAAGGGCCGCGTGCGCCTGGACTACATGATCCCGGCGCGTGGCCTGATCGGCTTCCAGAACGAGTTCCGCACCCTGACCCAGGGTTCGGGCCTGCTGTTCCACGTGTTCGACCACTACGGCCCGAAGGAACAGGGCGCCATCGCCAAGCGCCAGAACGGCGTGATGATCGCCAATGCGCCGGGCGCCACCCCCGCCTACGCGCTGGGCCCGCTGGAAGAGCGCGGCCGCCTGTTTGCCGCCGAAGGCGACAACGTGTATGAAGGACAGCTGGTCGGCATCCACTCCAAGGACAACGACCTGACCGTCAACGCGATCAAGACCAAGCCGCTGACCAACATGCGCGCCTCGGGCAAGGACGATGCGATCAAGCTGACTCCGGCGATCAAGTACACGCTGGAGCAGGCGCTGGACTTCATCGAGGACGACGAACTGGTCGAAGTCACCCCGAAGGAGATCCGCTTGCGCAAGAAGCACCTGACCGAAAACGAGCGCAAGCGCGCCGGTCGCGCGGGCTAA
- a CDS encoding DUF2127 domain-containing protein: MAADKAYNPDPHAHPGLHLIALLEAGKGLLAVLAATGLELMGPAPLRAGVDKLIVRFSLDPDHGALPSLLTMINPGAVHLAAAGMLAYGVLHIIEAWGLWRAKAWASLLGCISAAIYLPFDVYAIVRHPGWASWAVLAINLAVVGILARDLVRRRRHPPAA, translated from the coding sequence ATGGCCGCCGACAAGGCGTACAACCCGGATCCGCACGCGCATCCGGGTCTGCACCTGATCGCACTGCTGGAGGCCGGCAAGGGCCTGCTCGCGGTGCTGGCGGCCACGGGGCTGGAACTGATGGGCCCGGCCCCGCTGCGCGCGGGGGTGGACAAGCTGATCGTGCGTTTCAGCCTGGACCCGGACCACGGCGCCCTGCCCTCGCTGCTGACCATGATCAACCCCGGCGCGGTGCACCTGGCCGCCGCCGGCATGCTCGCCTACGGCGTGCTGCACATCATCGAGGCCTGGGGCCTGTGGCGCGCCAAGGCCTGGGCCTCGCTGCTGGGCTGCATCTCCGCGGCGATCTACCTGCCCTTCGACGTCTACGCGATCGTGCGCCACCCAGGCTGGGCGTCGTGGGCGGTGCTGGCGATCAATCTCGCCGTGGTCGGCATCCTCGCCCGCGATTTGGTGCGGCGGCGCCGGCATCCTCCGGCAGCCTAG
- a CDS encoding mechanosensitive ion channel family protein, with amino-acid sequence MTLDLHWVPWRAYTLPIGAALILGFLAWWLLLRIAQRMRGRDYRRARIVRVISVPVAFLLPMLMLSFALESTPLDEKALTDLQHLLHIGMIGCVTWLLVRGVAALETAILRSHPIEVADNLTARRVQTQTRVLARVAMGTIILVGTSIVLLTFPAVRQIGTTLLASAGIIGLVAGIAAKPVFGNLIAGLQIALTQPIRLDDVVIVEGEWGRIEEIGSSYVVVRIWDERRMVVPLTWFIENPFQNWTRNSADLLGTAFLWLDYRTPIAQVRAELERICKSEPLWDGRVCVTQVTDTSERTIQVRLLVSARNSGDAFDLRCIVRERMLDFLVREHAYALPLLRAEVAPEPVRLSHPPVRASDSEAMRSPGAEDGAPAVNATAGEARASR; translated from the coding sequence TTGACCCTCGATCTTCATTGGGTGCCCTGGCGTGCCTATACGCTGCCGATCGGCGCCGCACTGATTCTCGGTTTCCTGGCCTGGTGGCTGCTGTTGCGCATCGCCCAGCGCATGCGCGGCCGCGACTACCGGCGTGCGCGCATCGTGCGCGTGATCAGCGTGCCGGTCGCCTTCCTGCTGCCGATGCTGATGCTCAGCTTCGCGCTCGAATCCACGCCGCTGGACGAGAAGGCGCTGACCGACCTGCAGCACCTGCTGCACATCGGCATGATCGGCTGCGTGACCTGGCTGCTGGTGCGCGGCGTGGCGGCGCTGGAAACGGCGATCCTGCGCAGCCATCCGATCGAGGTGGCGGACAACCTCACCGCACGCCGCGTGCAGACCCAGACCCGCGTGCTGGCGCGGGTGGCGATGGGCACGATCATCCTGGTGGGCACCTCGATCGTGCTGCTGACCTTCCCGGCGGTGCGGCAGATCGGCACCACCTTGCTGGCCTCGGCCGGCATCATCGGCCTGGTCGCCGGTATCGCCGCCAAGCCGGTGTTCGGCAATCTGATCGCCGGCCTGCAGATCGCGCTGACCCAGCCGATCCGGCTCGACGACGTGGTCATCGTCGAAGGCGAGTGGGGCCGCATCGAGGAGATCGGCAGTTCCTACGTGGTGGTGCGGATCTGGGACGAGCGGCGCATGGTGGTGCCGCTGACCTGGTTCATCGAGAACCCGTTCCAGAACTGGACGCGCAACAGCGCCGACCTGCTCGGCACCGCATTCCTGTGGCTGGACTACCGCACGCCGATCGCACAGGTGCGCGCCGAGCTGGAGCGGATCTGCAAGAGCGAGCCGCTGTGGGACGGACGGGTCTGCGTGACCCAGGTGACCGACACTAGCGAGCGCACGATCCAGGTGCGCCTGCTGGTCAGTGCGCGCAACTCCGGCGATGCCTTCGACCTGCGTTGCATCGTGCGCGAACGCATGCTGGATTTCCTGGTGCGCGAGCATGCCTACGCGTTGCCGCTGCTGCGCGCGGAAGTGGCGCCGGAGCCCGTGCGGCTGTCGCACCCACCGGTGCGCGCCAGCGATTCGGAGGCGATGCGTTCGCCCGGTGCCGAGGATGGGGCGCCGGCAGTGAATGCGACAGCGGGCGAGGCGCGCGCGTCTCGCTGA
- a CDS encoding class II 3-deoxy-7-phosphoheptulonate synthase, which produces MNLSAAAVSASASSSWSPASWRDRPALQMPVYPDPQALETALTELRQLPPLVTSWEIFALKKQLAEAQEGKRFLLQGGDCAENFSDCESGTISNRLKVLLQMSLVLVHGLRLPVVRVGRYAGQYAKPRSADTETRDGVTLPSYRGDVVNGPEFTAQARVPDPRRMITAHSRSAMTMNFVRALIDGGFADLHHPEYWNLSWVGCSPLAEDYQKMVASIGDAVRFMETLSGAQLYNLNRVDFYTSHEALLLPYEEALTREVPRQWGWFNLSTHYPWIGMRTAALDGAHVEYFRGIRNPIAIKVGPSAQPDQLLRLIDVLNPEDEPGRLTFIHRMGAAQIAEKLPPLLDAVKRDGRRVLWVCDAMHGNTESTSNGYKTRRYQNVLGEVEQSFDIHAAAGTRLGGVHLELTGEDVTECTGGARELTERDLERAYRSSVDPRLNYEQSLEIAMAIVRKQNGRNVATPLA; this is translated from the coding sequence ATGAATCTGTCCGCCGCCGCCGTGTCCGCATCCGCCTCGTCGTCCTGGTCACCTGCCAGTTGGCGTGACAGGCCGGCGCTGCAGATGCCGGTGTATCCGGACCCGCAGGCGCTGGAGACCGCGCTGACGGAACTGCGGCAGTTGCCGCCGCTGGTGACCTCCTGGGAGATCTTCGCGCTGAAGAAGCAGCTGGCCGAGGCGCAGGAAGGCAAGCGCTTCCTGCTGCAGGGCGGGGATTGCGCGGAGAACTTCAGCGATTGCGAATCCGGCACCATCTCCAACCGGCTCAAGGTGCTGCTGCAGATGAGCCTGGTGCTGGTGCACGGCCTGCGCCTGCCGGTGGTGCGGGTCGGTCGCTACGCCGGGCAGTACGCCAAGCCGCGCTCGGCCGATACCGAGACCCGCGACGGCGTGACCCTGCCCAGCTACCGCGGCGACGTGGTCAATGGCCCGGAGTTCACCGCGCAGGCGCGGGTGCCGGACCCGCGGCGCATGATCACCGCGCACTCGCGTTCGGCGATGACCATGAACTTCGTGCGCGCGCTGATCGACGGCGGCTTCGCCGACCTGCACCATCCCGAGTACTGGAACCTGAGCTGGGTCGGCTGCTCGCCGCTGGCCGAGGACTACCAGAAGATGGTGGCCTCGATCGGCGATGCGGTGCGCTTCATGGAGACCCTGTCCGGCGCGCAGCTGTACAACCTCAATCGCGTCGATTTCTACACCTCGCACGAGGCCTTGCTGCTGCCCTACGAGGAAGCGCTGACCCGAGAGGTCCCGCGGCAGTGGGGCTGGTTCAACCTCAGCACGCACTATCCGTGGATCGGCATGCGCACCGCGGCGCTGGACGGCGCGCATGTGGAGTACTTTCGCGGCATCCGCAATCCGATCGCGATCAAGGTCGGGCCGTCGGCGCAGCCGGACCAGTTGCTGCGCCTGATCGACGTGCTCAATCCGGAAGACGAGCCGGGCCGGCTGACCTTCATCCACCGCATGGGCGCGGCGCAGATCGCCGAGAAGCTGCCGCCGCTGCTGGATGCGGTGAAGCGCGACGGCCGCCGAGTGCTGTGGGTGTGCGATGCGATGCACGGCAACACCGAAAGCACCAGCAACGGCTACAAGACCCGGCGCTACCAGAACGTCCTGGGCGAGGTGGAGCAGTCGTTCGACATCCACGCCGCGGCCGGCACCCGCCTGGGCGGCGTGCATCTGGAACTGACCGGCGAGGACGTCACCGAGTGCACCGGCGGCGCGCGCGAACTCACCGAGCGCGACCTGGAGCGGGCCTACCGTTCCAGCGTCGACCCGCGCCTGAACTACGAGCAGTCGCTGGAGATCGCGATGGCGATCGTGCGCAAGCAGAACGGACGCAACGTCGCCACGCCGCTGGCGTAG